GCCTGTTTTTTCTGTAAAATCTTCATGCTTAGCCAGTTCCATTCCTCGATCCCAAGTTAAACTTTTTCTCAAAGTCAGGGGCATACGATTAAATTCCGCAATGAGAGCTGCGTTCACGGAGTGTGCATCTTTACCAGCAAGTTTAAGGATAATTGTATAGCGTGATTTTCTGTCAACCAAAGTGGCTAAATGGGTGTTTCCTGATCCGGTGATGAGATCGCCTTCCCAATGACCTGTGAAAGTTCGTTCTTCAATTTCTGCAGGCCTTTGATGGATGGAAGCGCCATTCACAATACGAATAGTCCCTCGGTCTCCCTTTCTGGAATGACGCATGCTTTGTCGCATTTTATGCCCAGCTCTAAGGTTGTTCATCAAAGCACTATCAAGTAATTTCCGGGAGCGTATATACAGACTTTTATAAATCGTTTCGTGCGATATCCACATTTCAGGATTTCTAGGATAATTTATCCGTAGCCATCCAGATATCTGGTCTGGAGACCATTTTAGTTCAAGTTTTTCAATGATGATTTCTTTGAGAAAAGGAAAGCTATCAAGCTTGAACATTTTTGGTCTTTTGGCATTTTTCCATGCTGAGGCATCAGCTGTACTTGCCCGATATTTTCGAATACCACCGTTTCTATTAATCTCACGGCAAATTGTTGATGGTGACCTTGAAAGTTCAGTTGCTATTTTACGAATNAATGACGCATGCTTTGTCGCATTTTATGCCCAGCTCTAAGGTTGTTCATCAAAGCACTATCAAGTAATTTCCGGGAGCGTATATACAGACTTTTATAAATCGTTTCGTGCGATATCCACATTTCAGGATTTCTAGGATAATTTATCCGTAGCCATCCAGATATCTGGTCTGGAGACCATTTTAGTTCAAGTTTTTCAATGATGATTTCTTTGAGAAAAGGAAAGCTATCAAGCTTGAACATTTTTGGTCTTTTGGCATTTTTCCATGCTGAGGCATCAGCTGTACTTGCCCGATATTTTCGAATACCACCGTTTCTATTAATCTCACGGCAAATTGTTGATGGTGACCTTGAAAGTTCA
The DNA window shown above is from Candidatus Terasakiella magnetica and carries:
- a CDS encoding helix-turn-helix domain-containing protein codes for the protein MKRKFSSEEKETCWQLWRQGLGFSDIGRVLNAKPGSIFTILRASGGYQPFKAQRSQRHLSLSEREHISIGLALEKSIRKIATELSRSPSTICREINRNGGIRKYRASTADASAWKNAKRPKMFKLDSFPFLKEIIIEKLELKWSPDQISGWLRINYPRNPEMWISHETIYKSLYIRSRKLLDSALMNNLRAGHKMRQSMRHXFVK